The following proteins are encoded in a genomic region of Planococcus lenghuensis:
- the merA gene encoding mercury(II) reductase, which translates to MTNGKINVTLQVSGMTCTDCENQVTDALESQGAENAKADFRRGQATFRIEEDRLKAAKQAIDEAGYVAGEAEVETGEPTAFSGNPSADYDLLIIGSGGAAFSAAIKAVEKGANVAMVERGTIGGTCVNIGCVPSKTLLRAGEINHLADQHPFAGLDTQAGQVDLAALTSQKDELVEGMRQQKYIDLIDDYGFDLIRGEAAFVDERTVEVNGQQYTAGKFLVSTGAAPFVPPIPGLKDVDFLTSTTALELMEVPGKLAVIGSGYIAMELGQLFRNLGSDVTLMQRSDRLLKEYDPEISEAVDKALTKQGLNFMTGVTYKKVEQDGETKKVYLEVNGEERIIEADQVLVAAGRRPNTETLNLTAAGVETGKRGEIVVDDYLQTSSPTVYAAGDVTLGPQFVYVAAYEGGVVVENALDSATKKVDLRFVPGVTFTNPSIATVGLTEQQARNRGIDVKTSVLPLENVPRALVNHKTNGVFKLIVDNGSQKIIGAHVVAENAGDVIYGATLAVQFGLTADDLKNSMAPYLTMAEGLKLAAITLDKNVNKLSCCAG; encoded by the coding sequence ATGACGAACGGTAAAATCAACGTAACACTCCAGGTGAGCGGCATGACCTGTACAGACTGTGAGAACCAGGTGACGGACGCACTGGAAAGCCAGGGAGCGGAAAATGCAAAAGCCGATTTCCGCCGCGGGCAGGCGACGTTTAGAATCGAGGAAGATCGCTTGAAAGCTGCAAAACAGGCCATCGATGAAGCCGGCTATGTCGCGGGGGAAGCGGAGGTCGAAACCGGTGAACCGACAGCATTTTCCGGCAATCCCTCCGCTGACTATGATCTGCTCATCATCGGTTCAGGCGGGGCCGCCTTTTCTGCCGCCATCAAAGCAGTGGAGAAAGGGGCGAACGTGGCGATGGTCGAACGGGGGACCATCGGCGGAACTTGCGTCAATATCGGCTGTGTGCCCTCCAAGACCTTGCTTCGCGCCGGAGAGATCAATCACCTGGCTGACCAGCACCCGTTTGCCGGACTGGATACACAAGCAGGGCAGGTGGATCTCGCAGCGTTGACCAGCCAGAAAGACGAACTCGTCGAAGGGATGAGACAGCAGAAGTACATTGATCTTATCGATGACTACGGTTTCGACCTGATCCGGGGAGAGGCCGCCTTCGTGGATGAGCGGACGGTTGAAGTGAACGGACAACAGTACACCGCTGGCAAGTTCCTGGTCTCGACGGGCGCCGCGCCATTCGTTCCGCCGATTCCCGGACTGAAAGATGTGGACTTCCTGACCAGCACGACAGCCTTGGAGTTGATGGAAGTGCCGGGGAAACTGGCCGTCATCGGTTCCGGCTACATCGCCATGGAACTGGGCCAGCTGTTCCGTAACCTGGGATCGGACGTGACGCTGATGCAGCGCAGCGACCGGCTCCTGAAGGAATACGATCCGGAAATTTCCGAAGCGGTGGATAAAGCCCTGACGAAACAGGGGCTGAATTTCATGACCGGCGTCACGTACAAGAAAGTGGAACAGGATGGAGAAACGAAGAAGGTCTACCTTGAAGTGAATGGGGAAGAGCGGATCATTGAAGCCGATCAGGTACTGGTCGCAGCGGGCCGACGGCCGAACACAGAGACGCTCAACCTAACGGCAGCCGGTGTGGAAACCGGCAAAAGAGGAGAAATCGTAGTTGATGACTATCTGCAGACGAGCAGTCCGACTGTCTACGCGGCCGGGGATGTGACACTCGGCCCTCAGTTTGTCTATGTCGCCGCCTACGAAGGTGGTGTCGTGGTTGAAAATGCCTTGGATTCGGCCACTAAGAAAGTGGATCTGCGTTTTGTGCCGGGTGTGACGTTCACGAATCCGTCCATCGCGACTGTCGGGCTGACGGAACAGCAGGCGAGGAACCGGGGAATCGACGTGAAGACATCGGTCCTGCCGCTTGAAAACGTGCCGAGAGCGCTCGTGAACCACAAAACGAACGGCGTCTTCAAACTCATCGTCGATAACGGATCGCAGAAAATCATCGGGGCCCATGTGGTAGCTGAGAACGCCGGGGATGTGATTTACGGCGCAACACTCGCGGTGCAGTTCGGGCTGACGGCAGATGACCTGAAGAATTCCATGGCGCCATATCTGACGATGGCTGAAGGGCTGAAACTGGCCGCCATCACCCTTGATAAAAACGTAAACAAGTTATCCTGCTGCGCAGGATGA
- a CDS encoding IS1595 family transposase: MALNDFIQAFKKLSYADKQDLLQRLTLIVAPSSPQEPVINELRDLKHKDGYTCPHCHSHNSVRFGKYVVKVGLKKTERQRYRCKDCRKTFTDTTNTPLYRTHKPDKWLGFIRCMIDGDSLRKAAEKLELHHVTLFYWRHKVLSALKQMDFEKFAGIVEMDETYFLYSEKGRRGIQGRKPRKRGGSSQFRGISHEQVCVLVARDRQKTTYSRIIGQGRIVKTRLDQAIGAKLSSTNVLCTDAWRAFKSYAKEKGMGHYAFKSDSKERVKGLYHIQNVNSYHSRLKKWMERFNGVATKYLDHYLSWFRFLDSIRYRNNSNTVSKMMVESCLFSMKETYDTVRLSKFLVLD; the protein is encoded by the coding sequence ATGGCGCTGAACGACTTCATACAGGCATTCAAAAAACTATCCTATGCAGACAAACAAGATCTGTTGCAGCGCCTGACATTAATCGTTGCCCCATCGTCACCGCAGGAACCCGTAATCAATGAACTCCGCGACTTGAAGCACAAAGACGGATATACCTGCCCGCATTGCCATTCCCACAATTCTGTCCGATTCGGCAAGTATGTCGTAAAAGTAGGATTGAAAAAGACCGAGCGCCAGCGCTATCGCTGCAAAGATTGCCGTAAAACCTTCACTGACACCACTAACACCCCTCTCTACCGTACCCATAAGCCCGATAAATGGCTTGGCTTTATCCGCTGCATGATCGATGGCGATTCCCTCCGCAAAGCGGCGGAGAAGCTGGAACTCCACCATGTCACCCTGTTTTACTGGCGCCACAAGGTCCTGTCTGCCCTTAAGCAGATGGATTTCGAAAAATTCGCAGGGATCGTCGAAATGGACGAGACCTATTTCCTGTACTCGGAAAAAGGCAGGCGCGGGATTCAAGGTCGGAAACCCCGTAAACGAGGCGGTTCCTCCCAATTTCGTGGCATTAGCCATGAACAGGTGTGCGTCCTCGTGGCTAGAGACCGCCAGAAGACCACCTACTCACGAATCATCGGTCAGGGACGAATCGTGAAAACACGGCTCGACCAGGCAATCGGCGCCAAGTTGTCTTCCACAAATGTCCTATGCACCGATGCGTGGCGCGCCTTCAAAAGCTATGCGAAAGAAAAAGGGATGGGCCACTATGCGTTCAAGTCAGATAGTAAGGAACGGGTGAAGGGTCTGTATCATATTCAGAATGTAAACAGTTACCACAGCCGCCTGAAAAAGTGGATGGAGCGTTTCAATGGAGTCGCCACGAAGTACCTCGACCATTATTTAAGTTGGTTCCGCTTCCTGGATTCCATCAGATATCGAAATAATTCGAACACCGTCTCAAAAATGATGGTTGAGAGTTGTTTGTTCTCTATGAAAGAAACGTATGATACCGTAAGACTGTCGAAATTCCTCGTCCTCGATTAA
- a CDS encoding winged helix-turn-helix domain-containing protein — protein sequence MKYEMVLENAAQLHALSHPIRQRILSVLLYKELTNKAIADSLGESPPKVHFHVRELLNAGIIQLTKEEVNGSIIEKYYTASARSFRLSPSLELAKIDEHLLYETTFHETYRILIESVAYHEGILPNAQIFQQTGRLSKQEIEKIDKHLSAINEILTASETEKHRDGEDKTCYSLSYFFHPAPAINTNRDSKL from the coding sequence TTGAAATATGAAATGGTGTTAGAAAACGCAGCCCAGCTGCATGCTTTATCGCATCCGATAAGACAACGAATCCTGTCGGTCCTTTTGTACAAGGAATTAACGAATAAAGCCATTGCCGACTCCCTTGGAGAATCGCCGCCGAAAGTACATTTTCATGTCAGGGAATTGTTGAATGCAGGCATTATTCAACTTACGAAAGAAGAAGTAAACGGGTCGATTATAGAAAAATACTATACCGCTTCTGCACGGTCTTTTCGGCTTTCCCCTTCTTTAGAGCTGGCAAAGATTGATGAACATTTACTGTATGAGACCACCTTTCACGAAACGTATCGCATTCTGATAGAAAGTGTTGCTTACCACGAAGGCATTCTTCCGAACGCGCAAATCTTCCAACAAACGGGGCGGTTATCAAAACAGGAAATAGAGAAAATTGATAAACACCTCTCAGCCATAAACGAAATATTGACGGCTTCGGAAACGGAAAAACATAGAGATGGAGAGGACAAGACCTGCTACTCGCTTAGTTATTTCTTTCATCCAGCGCCTGCAATTAATACGAACAGAGATTCAAAGCTATGA
- a CDS encoding DUF1871 family protein produces the protein MDEYIFVKSIVDEWDPIGLLNLGCPGDEYDPEIREIVALLPHVKSVDELALRIRQVLIKWFEEYLSIEVCYPVALKIWESR, from the coding sequence ATGGATGAGTATATATTTGTAAAAAGCATCGTTGATGAATGGGATCCGATTGGTTTATTGAACCTTGGGTGTCCAGGGGACGAATATGACCCTGAAATTAGAGAAATTGTAGCGCTCTTGCCCCATGTAAAATCGGTTGATGAACTCGCATTAAGAATCCGACAAGTTCTCATAAAATGGTTTGAGGAGTATTTATCGATCGAAGTGTGCTATCCCGTAGCTTTGAAAATATGGGAAAGCCGTTAA
- a CDS encoding class I SAM-dependent methyltransferase, whose product MAKEKTRENPVTHVDFEEGFSDQLPFSGDLFHHIFMSLFIFRLTLEMKKKTFEEVHRALRVGGQFHIIDF is encoded by the coding sequence ATCGCCAAAGAAAAAACAAGAGAAAACCCCGTTACTCATGTCGATTTTGAAGAAGGTTTTTCTGATCAGCTTCCCTTTTCCGGTGATTTGTTTCACCATATCTTTATGAGCTTATTTATTTTTCGCTTAACGCTGGAAATGAAAAAGAAAACGTTCGAGGAAGTTCATCGGGCATTAAGAGTTGGCGGTCAATTTCATATTATTGATTTCTAG
- a CDS encoding MFS transporter: MNVLPKNHLLSDRNFSYFFFGQSFSTIGDGFQQLALIYLIFDLGGGASELALSQFFLIFPRILVLLLGGVAVDRLNPKQIIWISDLFRFVVMTLLILFLLFGSLSFQLLYVFLILSSIASGFFYPAFNAVVPSLVEEKNLDQANAWVQSISQMAIFIGPPLAGLLVSNFGITAGFIVNALSYFVAAITGLTVQMSRVVSDKIKSSSIWRDIQEGFRQVWKEQWLKVVLVVDMLGGLAVVGPLQITLPVYSERTLDIDPAQMGFIVAAFGIGSTLGMIIAAKLKAELKTIRSFFLFEIMQGMMLFFVAIPSLWMVIVALAIVGVFNGISSVIIISRIQSLVPRNRLGRTMSIVSLASFGAVPISQLLTGWLSNVIPLPVVFIIASILLILSGLMGMMFYTKSKSESAVM, encoded by the coding sequence ATGAATGTCCTGCCCAAGAACCATCTTCTTTCAGACAGGAACTTTTCTTATTTCTTCTTTGGCCAATCATTTTCCACTATCGGGGACGGGTTTCAACAGCTTGCCCTCATTTACCTGATATTTGATTTGGGAGGCGGGGCCAGTGAATTGGCGCTTTCCCAGTTCTTTTTAATCTTTCCTCGCATTTTGGTTTTGTTACTGGGAGGTGTTGCTGTTGATCGCCTGAACCCTAAACAGATTATTTGGATTTCAGATCTGTTCCGATTTGTGGTCATGACACTCTTGATTTTATTTTTATTGTTTGGTTCTTTGTCTTTTCAATTGCTTTATGTATTCCTTATCCTATCCAGCATAGCCAGCGGATTCTTTTACCCTGCGTTTAACGCAGTTGTGCCTTCTTTAGTGGAAGAAAAGAACTTGGACCAGGCGAATGCTTGGGTTCAATCAATCTCTCAGATGGCCATCTTCATCGGGCCTCCTCTTGCTGGTTTACTGGTTAGCAATTTCGGGATTACCGCAGGTTTCATTGTAAATGCGCTTTCGTATTTCGTCGCTGCAATTACGGGACTGACGGTTCAGATGAGCAGAGTTGTCTCGGACAAAATAAAAAGTTCGAGTATATGGAGAGATATTCAGGAAGGTTTTCGGCAAGTTTGGAAGGAACAATGGCTAAAAGTGGTACTGGTAGTGGATATGCTGGGAGGATTGGCCGTAGTGGGGCCACTTCAGATCACCTTGCCAGTATACTCGGAAAGGACATTGGATATAGACCCTGCTCAAATGGGTTTTATCGTGGCTGCGTTCGGCATTGGCTCTACTCTTGGAATGATCATTGCGGCTAAATTGAAAGCTGAACTCAAAACGATTCGTTCCTTCTTCCTGTTTGAAATAATGCAAGGAATGATGTTGTTTTTTGTGGCCATTCCTTCTTTATGGATGGTCATAGTAGCTTTAGCCATAGTAGGTGTGTTTAACGGCATATCAAGTGTAATCATTATTTCACGGATACAGTCGTTAGTCCCGAGAAATAGGCTTGGAAGAACAATGAGCATCGTCTCTCTCGCTTCGTTTGGCGCAGTCCCAATTTCTCAATTGTTAACAGGATGGCTATCCAACGTAATTCCGTTGCCTGTCGTGTTCATCATTGCCTCTATTTTGTTGATTCTCAGTGGGTTGATGGGCATGATGTTTTATACAAAGTCAAAAAGTGAAAGTGCCGTTATGTAA
- a CDS encoding heavy metal-responsive transcriptional regulator produces MKIGEIAKASRVSIETIRYYEKYGLISAPPRTGSGYRDFLVDVIGDLQFIKRAKRLGFSLEEIKKLLAVSRNSTFYPEELYHFTMDKVHEVEKKIQELKSMKKLLEELAINCPRAQAAKADCPIIQQLEGVK; encoded by the coding sequence ATGAAAATTGGGGAAATCGCCAAAGCGTCCAGAGTGAGCATTGAGACGATTCGTTACTATGAAAAGTACGGCCTGATTTCAGCACCTCCTCGAACCGGTTCCGGCTATCGAGATTTCCTTGTTGATGTCATCGGAGATCTTCAATTCATTAAACGGGCAAAGAGATTGGGGTTCAGTCTGGAAGAGATTAAAAAACTGCTGGCCGTTTCCCGGAATTCCACCTTTTATCCAGAGGAACTATATCATTTCACGATGGACAAGGTGCACGAAGTGGAAAAGAAGATCCAGGAGCTGAAAAGCATGAAAAAACTGCTGGAAGAACTGGCCATCAACTGTCCTCGTGCGCAAGCTGCAAAAGCTGATTGCCCGATCATCCAACAACTTGAAGGAGTGAAGTAG
- a CDS encoding thioredoxin family protein, translating to MAKRLVEVFTAGCYLCDDTVKQVKDLACENCEVVVYDLNKGCDTNECQEKAKTYGVQTIPAVAINGELVDCCKNTGIDMDSLKKAGLGQSAS from the coding sequence ATGGCAAAGAGACTCGTTGAAGTTTTTACTGCAGGCTGTTATTTATGTGACGACACGGTGAAGCAAGTAAAAGATTTGGCTTGCGAGAACTGCGAAGTGGTGGTTTATGACTTGAATAAGGGCTGTGACACGAATGAGTGCCAAGAAAAAGCGAAAACATATGGCGTTCAGACGATTCCGGCTGTGGCAATCAACGGTGAACTGGTGGACTGCTGCAAAAACACCGGCATCGATATGGATTCTTTGAAGAAAGCAGGACTAGGTCAATCAGCTTCATAA